A DNA window from Centroberyx gerrardi isolate f3 chromosome 3, fCenGer3.hap1.cur.20231027, whole genome shotgun sequence contains the following coding sequences:
- the LOC139922503 gene encoding 5-hydroxytryptamine receptor 4 — protein MDNSSLDLHGDANTSLQIELQSCATLRNQASRMFLYAFLTVGILCTVVGNFLVVLSIAYFKQLQSPTNSFVMSLAVADCLVGLVVMPYSMIRTVEGCWYFGALFCQLHSSLDVMLCTASIFHLSCIAFDRYYAVCNPLVYSLKMSRSRVALLIVVCWAVPMLISFGPIMLGLHMAGVDVPLPDDVCVFLVNRIYAVMASLVAFYLPMAIMLVAYWKIYKAAKRQARQISAMESQMSAGVSKDSSKKQRHRNAMRRERKAAKTLGIIMGVFLIFWLPFFTVNIVDPFIDYSTAVVVWDVFLWLGYINSSLNPFLYGFFNRSFRRAFLMIMGCRICLPGSSPGMDLSHTRKEGNERADQQ, from the coding sequence ATGGATAACAGCAGCTTGGACCTGCATGGGGATGCTAACACCTCTCTCCAGATTGAACTTCAGTCCTGCGCTACGCTGAGGAACCAGGCCTCCCGCATGTTCCTGTACGCCTTCCTCACTGTAGGCATTCTCTGCACGGTGGTGGGCAACTTCCTGGTGGTCCTGTCCATCGCCTACTTCAAGCAATTGCAGTCGCCCACCAACTCCTTCGTCATGTCGCTGGCGGTGGCTGACTGCCTCGTGGGCCTGGTAGTGATGCCCTACAGCATGATTCGGACGGTGGAGGGCTGCTGGTACTTCGGGGCCCTCTTCTGTCAGCTTCACTCCAGCCTAGACGTCATGCTCTGCACCGCCTCCATATTCCATCTCAGCTGCATCGCCTTCGACCGCTACTACGCCGTCTGCAACCCTCTAGTCTACTCCTTAAAGATGTCCCGGAGTCGGGTGGCGCTCCTCATCGTCGTGTGCTGGGCCGTCCCCATGCTCATCTCCTTCGGCCCCATCATGCTCGGCCTCCACATGGCCGGCGTGGACGTCCCGCTGCCGGACGATGTGTGCGTGTTCCTGGTCAACCGCATTTACGCCGTCATGGCTTCCCTGGTGGCCTTTTACTTGCCCATGGCTATCATGCTGGTGGCCTACTGGAAGATCTACAAGGCAGCCAAGCGGCAGGCCAGGCAGATCAGCGCCATGGAAAGCCAGATGAGCGCCGGGGTGAGCAAGGACTCCAGCAAGAAGCAAAGACACCGCAATGCGATGAGGCGGGAGAGAAAGGCGGCGAAAACCTTGGGCATCATCATGGGAGTTTTCCTGATATTCTGGTTGCCCTTCTTTACGGTCAACATTGTGGACCCGTTCATTGACTACAGCACCGCAGTTGTAGTGTGGGACGTGTTCTTGTGGCTAGGATATATCAACTCATCTCTCAATCCCTTCCTGTATGGGTTCTTCAACCGTTCCTTCCGTAGAGCATTCCTCATGATCATGGGCTGTAGGATATGTCTGCCCGGATCTTCTCCTGGGATGGACCTGTCACACACTAGGAAAGAGGGGAATGAACGTGCAGATCAACAATAG